Proteins from a genomic interval of Candidatus Dormiibacterota bacterium:
- a CDS encoding dihydrofolate reductase family protein produces VDWNAELVRGDLGKAVQQLKRESGKGLFVGGVKLPLALTELGLIDEYEFVVHPRLAGHGPTLFAGLSKHVDLKLVSRLEFGSGAVAMRYEPRR; encoded by the coding sequence GGTCGATTGGAACGCGGAACTCGTGCGCGGGGATCTGGGCAAGGCCGTTCAGCAACTCAAGCGGGAGTCGGGCAAGGGACTGTTCGTGGGAGGTGTGAAGCTCCCACTGGCGTTGACGGAGCTGGGATTGATCGATGAGTACGAGTTCGTGGTGCATCCCAGGCTCGCGGGCCACGGGCCGACGTTGTTCGCGGGGCTATCGAAGCATGTCGACTTGAAGCTGGTGAGCCGGCTGGAGTTCGGCTCGGGGGCAGTGGCGATGCGGTACGAGCCGAGAAGGTAG